A DNA window from Agrobacterium vaccinii contains the following coding sequences:
- a CDS encoding ATP-binding protein: MAKTFAEARALAPSILFIDEIDGIGKRQPAEREYADYWNAVVNKALELLDGAVKSEGLIIVGATNRPEQIDYADPDQLAEGV; this comes from the coding sequence ATGGCAAAGACCTTTGCCGAGGCCCGTGCGTTAGCGCCGTCCATCCTGTTCATTGATGAGATTGACGGCATCGGGAAACGTCAACCAGCCGAACGGGAGTATGCTGACTACTGGAATGCGGTCGTCAACAAGGCGTTGGAATTGCTGGATGGTGCTGTGAAAAGCGAGGGTCTGATCATCGTCGGTGCCACCAACCGGCCTGAACAGATCGACTATGCAGATCCAGACCAGCTAGCCGAGGGAGTTTGA